A region of the bacterium genome:
ACATGATCTCGCGCGCGCCGGTGTTGTCCGCGACCCTGAGCCGTGTATAGTTCTGAATCATCGCCTGCCCCCGTGACCCTGTGGCCTACCCGCGGTCCCGCCTCAGCGGGCGCGCTCCAGCACCTGGACGACCCGCCACCGCTTGTCCTTACTCAGCGGGCGCGTCTCCGAAATCAGCACCTTGTCGCCGACGTGCGCATCGTTCTGCTCGTCGTGCGCCTTGAACCGGCGACTGTGCCGGATGATCTTCTTGTACAGCGGATGCCGGCCCCGGCGGACGACCTCGACGACCACTGTCTTCTGCATCTTGTCGCTGACGACAAGACCGATCTGCGTTTTCCGCAGGCCCCGCGCGCGGATCTCCGCGCCGCCCGCCTGCCCCAGCTCTTCCGCCATCACGCCCTCCCCCCGGCCGCCTCGCGCTCGCGCAACGCGGTGAGCAACCGCGCGGCGGTTCGCCGGACCCGCGGCACCCGGGCCGGATTCTGCAGCTTGCCCGACGCCCGTTGCAGGCGCAGCGTGAACAGCTCCTGCCTCGCCTCCTGCAACTGCTTTTGAATCTCCGCCACCGTCATGTCACGGAGCGACACGGACGTCATGCCTGGGCCCCTCCCCCAACCGCCGCGCCGTCCCCAAGCTCTTCACGCTGGACGAACCGCGTGCGGATCGGCAGCTTGTGGCCGGCGAGGGTCATCGCCTCCCGGGCCACGCTCTCGGTCACGCCGGCGAGCTCGAACAGCAGCCGACCGGGTTTGACCACGACCACCCACAGCTCCGGGTTGCCCTTGCCGCTCCCCATGCGAGTCTCGGCCGGCTTCTTCGTCACCGGCTTGTCCGGGAACACGCGGATCCAGAGCTTACCGCCGCGCTTGATGAACCGCGTGATGGCCCGGCGGGATGCCTCGATCTGCTGGCTCGTGATGTGCCCCCGACCCAGTGCCTGGAGTCCGAACTCGCCGAACGCGACGGACGCGCCAGCGTGCGCGTCGCCCCGCATCCGTCCCCGCTGGGCTTTACGAAACTTGACCCTCTTGGGCATCAGCATGCGCGTCCTGCCTCCTCTGCACATTCACCCGCGGGAGCCTCGACGGCAACACGGTCGTGTCACCCGACCGACCCCGGATCTCTCCGGGCCGCCGCCGCTCCGGCAACACGTCCCCGCGGTAGATCCACACTTTGACCCCAATTCGCCCGTACGTCGTCAGCGCTTCCGCAACCCCGAAGTCAATGTCCGCCCGCAGCGTGTGGAGCGGCACCCGGCCGTCGCGGTACCACTCGTACCGCGCGATTTCGGCACCGGCGAGCCGGCCGGCGCACGCGATCCGGATCCCTTTCGCCCCGCTGCGGAGGCTGCGGGCGACCGCCTGCTTCATCGCCCGCCGATACGCGATCCGCCGTTCGAGCTGGCTCGCCACGTTCTGCGCCACCAGCGCCGCCTCGAGCTCCGCCCGCCGAATCTCCTGGACGTTCAGCTGAATCTGCTTACCCGTCAGGGCCTCGAGCTCTTTCTTCAGAGCGTCGATCCCCGTGCCACCGCGCCCGATGATGATCCCGGGCCGGGCCGAGTGAATCGTGATGCGCACCCGGTTCGCCGCCCGCTCGACCTCGATGCGGGAGATCCCCGCGCGCCCGAGCTTCTGCTTGATGTGCCGGCGCAGCGTCTGATCCTCCTGGATGAGGTCGGGGAAATTCTTTTCGGCGTACCACTTCGACTCCCAATCCTTGATGATCCCGAGCCTCAGGCCGATCGGATGGATCTTCTGCCCCACGACGCGCCTCCCTTATGCACCCCATCCCGCCAGACGGCCGACCCACGCCGTCCGCCGGGAGCCCTGAGCGCACTGCTGACCGTTACTCACCGTCCGCCACCACCACGGTGATATGGCTGCTCCGCTTCTTCAGCACGTCCGCACGCCCCCGCGCCCGCGCCTGCATCCGGCGGACACTCGGCCCACCGTCCACGTACGCCCTGGCGACCCGCAGGGTATCCCGATCCAGCTCGAGGTTGTGCTCCGCGTTGGCCGTCGCGGACATCACGACCTTCGCCACCGCCCGCGCGGCGCGGTTCGGCGTGAACCGCAGGACCGCCAACGCGTCGTCGACGCCCTTCCCCTTGATCAACGCCATCACCGGCCGGACCTTCGTCGGCGAGATCCGCACGTGCCGCGCCACCGCCTTGGCTTCCATGCTCCGCCCCCCTACGACGCCGCCGCGGGAGCCGACGGCGCCGGCGCCGCCGCGGGCTTCACCGACGTCGTCTTCTCCACCCTGGCGCCGTGGCTCTTGAACGTCCGTGTCGCTGCGAACTCGCCGAGTTTGTGCCCGACCATGTTCTCGGTGACGTACACCGGGACGTGTTTCCGCCCGTCGTACACCGCGATGGTATGCCCCACCATCTCCGGCACGACCGTCGAGCGCCGGGACCACGTCCGGATCACGCGGCGCTCCCGGGTCTTGTTGAGCGTCTGGACCTTCGCCAACAAATGCGCGTCGACGAACGGGCCCTTCTTTACCGATCGGCCCATCTACCTCCGCCTCCCCATCCGGTGTGCATCCGGCGTGCGTCCCCGGCCCACGGCTACTTTCTCCGCTTCACGATGAACTTGTCGCTCGGCTTCGTCTTGCGCGTCTTGAACCCGAGCGTCGGTTTGCCCCAGGGCGTGACCGGCCCGGGCATCCCGATCGGCGACTTGCCTTCGCCCCCGCCGTGCGGGTGGCTGCTGGGGTCCATGACCACGCCGCGCACCGACGGGCGCCACCCCATCCAGCGCGTCCGCCCGGCCTTGCCGACGCTGATCGACTCGTGCTCGAGGTTCCCGACCTGGCCGATCGTCGCCCGGCAGTCGATATGGATCATCCGGACCTCGCCTGAGGGCAGCCGGATCTGCGCGTAGTCCCCTTCTTTCGCCATCAGCTGTGCGGAGCTGCCCGCGCTCCGCACGAGCTGGCCGCCTCGCCCGATCTGCAACTCCACGTTGTGCACGGTCGACCCCACCGGGATCGCCCGCAGCGGGAGCGCGTTGCCGGGCTTGATCTCCGCCTCCGGGCCGGACGCGATGACGTCGCCGACCCCGAGCCCGACCGGTGCCAGGATGTACCGTTTCTCTCCATCGGCGTAGTGCACCAGCGCGATCCGCGCTGACCGGTTCGGGTCGTACTCGATGCTGGCGACCCGCGCCGCGACCCCGTCCTTGTTGCGCTTGAAGTCGATGACGCGGTACGCCCGCTTGTGCCCGCCGCCCCGGTGACGCACGGTCACCTTGCCCTGGGCGTTGCGACCGGCGCGCGACGACAACGGCGTCACGAGCGCGCGCTCGGGCGTCGTCTTCGTGATCTCGTCAAAGGTGGGCCCGGTCTTGAAGCGCTGCCCCGGTGTCACCGGCTTGAACTTTTTGATGCCCATGCTCTAGGCCTCCGCTCGCCGACGTCCCGCGCATCCGCCGCGGGTTGCGTCCCGCCGTCCCGTCACGTCAGCTTCTCGAGGTCGATCTTGTCCCCGCCCGCCAGCGTCACGATCGCCTTCCGGTACCCGGCTTCGTGATAGTAGTGCTGGCCGCGCCGCCGCTGCCTGCCGCGGATGCGAATCACGTTCACCTTGGTCACGTGGACCTGGAACAACCGCTCGACCGCGTCCCGGATCACCGGTTTGGGCGATCCGCCGTCCACTTCGAATGTGTACTTGCTGATCGTCGTCCCACGCATACTCTTCTCGGTGACGATCGGCCGGCGGATCACCTCACGGGGGTCGTTCATGCCAGCACCTCCACGATCCGGTCCAGCGCGGCCCGGGTGATCAGGACCCGGTCCGCGGTGAGAATCGCGTGCACGTTCAGGCTCGTGGCCGGGAGCACCCACAACCCCCGCAGGTTGGCCGCGGACCGGGCGACGATCGCGTTGGGAGCCGCCGTCACGAGCAGCACCTTCCCCTCGGCGTCGACCGCGCGCAGCAGCCGGGCCAGCACGCTCGTCTTCGGTTGTTCGAGGTCGAGCCGTTCCAGCACGGCGATCCGTCCCTCGGCGGCCTTGGCCGACAGCGCGGACCGGATCGCGAGGCGCCGCACCTTTTTCGGCACACTGTACGTATAGTTCCGGGGATGCGGCCCGAATGCGATGCCGCCGCCGACGAACACCGGCGCGCCTCGCCCACCGTGCCGCGCCCGTCCCGTCCCCTTCTGCCGATAGATCTTGCGCGTGCTCCGATCCACCTCG
Encoded here:
- the rpsQ gene encoding 30S ribosomal protein S17, whose protein sequence is MAEELGQAGGAEIRARGLRKTQIGLVVSDKMQKTVVVEVVRRGRHPLYKKIIRHSRRFKAHDEQNDAHVGDKVLISETRPLSKDKRWRVVQVLERAR
- the rpmC gene encoding 50S ribosomal protein L29: MTSVSLRDMTVAEIQKQLQEARQELFTLRLQRASGKLQNPARVPRVRRTAARLLTALREREAAGGRA
- the rplP gene encoding 50S ribosomal protein L16; the encoded protein is MLMPKRVKFRKAQRGRMRGDAHAGASVAFGEFGLQALGRGHITSQQIEASRRAITRFIKRGGKLWIRVFPDKPVTKKPAETRMGSGKGNPELWVVVVKPGRLLFELAGVTESVAREAMTLAGHKLPIRTRFVQREELGDGAAVGGGAQA
- the rpsC gene encoding 30S ribosomal protein S3, which codes for MGQKIHPIGLRLGIIKDWESKWYAEKNFPDLIQEDQTLRRHIKQKLGRAGISRIEVERAANRVRITIHSARPGIIIGRGGTGIDALKKELEALTGKQIQLNVQEIRRAELEAALVAQNVASQLERRIAYRRAMKQAVARSLRSGAKGIRIACAGRLAGAEIARYEWYRDGRVPLHTLRADIDFGVAEALTTYGRIGVKVWIYRGDVLPERRRPGEIRGRSGDTTVLPSRLPRVNVQRRQDAHADAQEGQVS
- the rplV gene encoding 50S ribosomal protein L22 yields the protein MEAKAVARHVRISPTKVRPVMALIKGKGVDDALAVLRFTPNRAARAVAKVVMSATANAEHNLELDRDTLRVARAYVDGGPSVRRMQARARGRADVLKKRSSHITVVVADGE
- the rpsS gene encoding 30S ribosomal protein S19; translated protein: MGRSVKKGPFVDAHLLAKVQTLNKTRERRVIRTWSRRSTVVPEMVGHTIAVYDGRKHVPVYVTENMVGHKLGEFAATRTFKSHGARVEKTTSVKPAAAPAPSAPAAAS
- the rplB gene encoding 50S ribosomal protein L2 yields the protein MGIKKFKPVTPGQRFKTGPTFDEITKTTPERALVTPLSSRAGRNAQGKVTVRHRGGGHKRAYRVIDFKRNKDGVAARVASIEYDPNRSARIALVHYADGEKRYILAPVGLGVGDVIASGPEAEIKPGNALPLRAIPVGSTVHNVELQIGRGGQLVRSAGSSAQLMAKEGDYAQIRLPSGEVRMIHIDCRATIGQVGNLEHESISVGKAGRTRWMGWRPSVRGVVMDPSSHPHGGGEGKSPIGMPGPVTPWGKPTLGFKTRKTKPSDKFIVKRRK
- the rplW gene encoding 50S ribosomal protein L23, encoding MNDPREVIRRPIVTEKSMRGTTISKYTFEVDGGSPKPVIRDAVERLFQVHVTKVNVIRIRGRQRRRGQHYYHEAGYRKAIVTLAGGDKIDLEKLT
- the rplD gene encoding 50S ribosomal protein L4, which codes for MSTATVYDAGGKRVGEMELAAGVFGVTPHTAVLHEVVTWQLAGRRRGTHSTLTRGEVDRSTRKIYRQKGTGRARHGGRGAPVFVGGGIAFGPHPRNYTYSVPKKVRRLAIRSALSAKAAEGRIAVLERLDLEQPKTSVLARLLRAVDAEGKVLLVTAAPNAIVARSAANLRGLWVLPATSLNVHAILTADRVLITRAALDRIVEVLA